The proteins below come from a single Podarcis muralis chromosome 8, rPodMur119.hap1.1, whole genome shotgun sequence genomic window:
- the LOC114601318 gene encoding aspartyl/asparaginyl beta-hydroxylase-like isoform X4, giving the protein MAPRKSPKSGSPGPGARREARHGGNKNGKKEGISGSSFFTWFMVIALLGVWTSVAVVWFELVDYEEVLGKLGIYDADGDGDFDVEDAKALLGLTKDGNNENIDSLEEVLNILAEESSDWFYGFLSFLYDVMTPFEIIEEEESDAADDVDGTSQNEGVQGKKTCVIVDLQNQ; this is encoded by the exons ATGGCCCCGCGCAAGAGCCCCAAGAGCGGCAGCCCCGGCCCAGGAGCCAGGAGAG AAGCAAGACATGGAGGGAACAAGAATGGGAAGAAAGAAGGAATTTCTGGAAGTTCATTTTTTACTTGGTTTATGGTAATTGCACTGCTGGGAGTGTGGACATCAGTTGCTGTGGTTTGGTTTGAACTTGTTGATTACGAGGAAGTGCTAG GAAAACTTGGGATCTATGATGCTGATGGAGATGGAGATTTTGATGTGGAAGATGCCAAGGCTTTGCTAG GCTTGACCAAAGATGGCAATAATGAAAATATTGATTCACTTGAGGAAGTCCTTAATATTTTAGCAGAGGAAAGTTCTGATTGGTTTTATGGTTTCCTCTCATTTCTCTATGATGTAATGACTCCTTTTGAaatcatagaagaagaagagagcgaTGCTGCAGATGATGTTGATGGTACGTCACAGAATGAAGGGGTTCAGGGAAAAAAGACATGTGTTATTGTGGATTTACAGAACCAATGA
- the LOC114601318 gene encoding aspartyl/asparaginyl beta-hydroxylase-like isoform X3, whose translation MAEDSEARHGGNKNGKKEGISGSSFFTWFMVIALLGVWTSVAVVWFELVDYEEVLAKAKDFRYNLSEVLQGKLGIYDADGDGDFDVEDAKALLGLTKDGNNENIDSLEEVLNILAEESSDWFYGFLSFLYDVMTPFEIIEEEESDAADDVDGTSQNEGVQGKKTCVIVDLQNQ comes from the exons ATGGCTGAAGATTCAG AAGCAAGACATGGAGGGAACAAGAATGGGAAGAAAGAAGGAATTTCTGGAAGTTCATTTTTTACTTGGTTTATGGTAATTGCACTGCTGGGAGTGTGGACATCAGTTGCTGTGGTTTGGTTTGAACTTGTTGATTACGAGGAAGTGCTAG CCAAAGCAAAGGACTTCCGTTATAACTTGTCAGAGGTACTCCAAG GAAAACTTGGGATCTATGATGCTGATGGAGATGGAGATTTTGATGTGGAAGATGCCAAGGCTTTGCTAG GCTTGACCAAAGATGGCAATAATGAAAATATTGATTCACTTGAGGAAGTCCTTAATATTTTAGCAGAGGAAAGTTCTGATTGGTTTTATGGTTTCCTCTCATTTCTCTATGATGTAATGACTCCTTTTGAaatcatagaagaagaagagagcgaTGCTGCAGATGATGTTGATGGTACGTCACAGAATGAAGGGGTTCAGGGAAAAAAGACATGTGTTATTGTGGATTTACAGAACCAATGA
- the LOC114601318 gene encoding aspartyl/asparaginyl beta-hydroxylase-like isoform X2 encodes MAPRKSPKSGSPGPGARREARHGGNKNGKKEGISGSSFFTWFMVIALLGVWTSVAVVWFELVDYEEVLAKAKDFRYNLSEVLQGKLGIYDADGDGDFDVEDAKALLGLTKDGNNENIDSLEEVLNILAEESSDWFYGFLSFLYDVMTPFEIIEEEESDAADDVDGTSQNEGVQGKKTCVIVDLQNQ; translated from the exons ATGGCCCCGCGCAAGAGCCCCAAGAGCGGCAGCCCCGGCCCAGGAGCCAGGAGAG AAGCAAGACATGGAGGGAACAAGAATGGGAAGAAAGAAGGAATTTCTGGAAGTTCATTTTTTACTTGGTTTATGGTAATTGCACTGCTGGGAGTGTGGACATCAGTTGCTGTGGTTTGGTTTGAACTTGTTGATTACGAGGAAGTGCTAG CCAAAGCAAAGGACTTCCGTTATAACTTGTCAGAGGTACTCCAAG GAAAACTTGGGATCTATGATGCTGATGGAGATGGAGATTTTGATGTGGAAGATGCCAAGGCTTTGCTAG GCTTGACCAAAGATGGCAATAATGAAAATATTGATTCACTTGAGGAAGTCCTTAATATTTTAGCAGAGGAAAGTTCTGATTGGTTTTATGGTTTCCTCTCATTTCTCTATGATGTAATGACTCCTTTTGAaatcatagaagaagaagagagcgaTGCTGCAGATGATGTTGATGGTACGTCACAGAATGAAGGGGTTCAGGGAAAAAAGACATGTGTTATTGTGGATTTACAGAACCAATGA